The Methanoculleus marisnigri JR1 genome window below encodes:
- a CDS encoding GHMP family kinase ATP-binding protein, with amino-acid sequence MAVMKIRGGDLDLVEYEFTSFSPGENIRPCGLKKDYRLTPVSGTVAARAPARIHLTVLDMNRFSPDHPGGGGIGFAIGVYCTAEVECTPSGIEIDYTREPILRHFAEAFRQVVGYEGGFKIRARDHQYEHVGLGSTSTILIAVANALNVAVGSPLTSDELRLLLGCNFVEETEAGNVAFGFETGVGPAASSHGGMVVMGDELALIYRHAFAGGKKVYIAIPASDISSAGEKEFDLLMNKARTLDYRDRELKSYLVLMDLIPALERGDLRKAGEVIWEIEFRGSKRAEVEHHGFEIYRYMAALRDAGLEFVGMSSVGPSIAVITDLPEEAVTEILAKAGLRVAIATTVDNEGLKIHLEERA; translated from the coding sequence ATGGCTGTTATGAAGATCCGGGGCGGGGACCTCGACCTCGTCGAGTACGAGTTCACCTCCTTCTCCCCCGGCGAGAATATCCGGCCGTGCGGCCTCAAAAAGGACTACCGGCTCACGCCGGTCTCCGGCACCGTCGCCGCCCGCGCCCCGGCGAGGATTCACCTCACCGTGCTCGACATGAACCGGTTCTCTCCCGACCATCCCGGGGGAGGCGGCATCGGGTTCGCCATCGGGGTCTACTGCACCGCCGAGGTCGAGTGCACGCCCTCTGGGATTGAGATCGACTACACCCGCGAACCGATCCTCCGGCACTTCGCGGAGGCTTTCCGGCAGGTCGTCGGGTACGAGGGCGGTTTTAAGATCCGCGCACGCGATCACCAGTACGAGCACGTCGGGCTCGGGTCGACGAGCACCATCCTGATCGCGGTCGCGAACGCTCTCAACGTCGCCGTGGGCTCGCCGCTGACCTCTGATGAGCTCCGCCTCCTCCTCGGCTGCAACTTCGTCGAGGAGACGGAGGCCGGGAACGTCGCGTTCGGGTTCGAGACCGGCGTCGGGCCTGCCGCGAGCAGCCACGGCGGCATGGTGGTGATGGGCGACGAACTGGCGCTCATCTACCGGCACGCCTTCGCCGGGGGCAAAAAGGTCTACATCGCCATTCCGGCCTCCGACATCTCGTCGGCGGGGGAGAAGGAGTTCGACCTCCTGATGAACAAGGCCCGGACGCTCGACTACCGCGACCGGGAGCTGAAGTCCTACCTCGTCCTGATGGACCTCATCCCCGCGCTGGAACGCGGCGATCTCCGGAAAGCCGGCGAGGTCATCTGGGAGATCGAGTTCCGGGGCTCGAAGCGCGCCGAGGTGGAGCACCACGGGTTCGAGATCTACCGCTACATGGCGGCGCTCCGGGACGCCGGCCTCGAGTTCGTCGGGATGAGTTCGGTCGGCCCGTCGATCGCGGTCATCACGGACCTCCCGGAGGAGGCGGTGACGGAGATCCTCGCGAAGGCAGGCCTCCGGGTCGCTATCGCTACCACGGTCGATAACGAGGGGCTGAAGATCCACCTGGAAGAGAGGGCGTGA
- a CDS encoding ferredoxin domain-containing protein — MVFESDAVEVVARLMALSARTAPKARGTDVIKTMIVTEEEKERLAGAMREYGEKHDAVFFIRDAGNVVASDACLLVGSLYADAVGLDCGGCGYATCAEMLDAQRELNPPATPFRGPNCIVRMADLGIAVGSAVKTASLHNVDNRVMYTAGVGALSLGWLEGCGVAYGIPLRASGKDIFFDRTR, encoded by the coding sequence ATGGTCTTTGAATCAGACGCCGTAGAGGTGGTCGCCCGGCTGATGGCGCTCTCTGCCCGCACCGCGCCGAAGGCCCGGGGCACCGACGTCATCAAGACGATGATCGTCACCGAAGAGGAGAAGGAGCGACTCGCCGGGGCGATGCGGGAGTACGGCGAGAAGCACGACGCGGTTTTCTTCATCAGGGACGCGGGCAACGTCGTGGCAAGCGACGCCTGCCTCCTCGTCGGGTCGCTCTACGCCGACGCCGTGGGCCTCGACTGCGGCGGGTGCGGCTACGCCACCTGTGCGGAGATGCTCGACGCCCAGCGCGAGTTAAACCCGCCGGCAACGCCGTTCCGGGGCCCGAACTGCATTGTGCGGATGGCGGATCTCGGGATCGCGGTCGGTTCCGCGGTGAAGACCGCGAGCCTCCACAACGTCGACAACCGGGTCATGTACACCGCCGGCGTCGGGGCGCTCTCGCTCGGGTGGCTGGAAGGCTGCGGCGTCGCTTACGGCATCCCGCTCCGGGCATCGGGAAAGGATATCTTCTTTGACCGTACACGCTGA
- a CDS encoding glycosyltransferase — protein sequence MISVVVPTYNEEQNIERCLASLADQTVPRDTYEIIVVDGDSKDRTRELAEPLADRVFIQTSKRVGGARNDGAMAASGDIIATTDADCVLPRDWVERIGKDFAEKDIVQLYGTVYPIEDSFRNRLSLLGANIFSRLGYYTRTIYFTLGCNTAFDREAFIRAGMYRCIDAGDDLEIAQRMRKLGKVRLDPRLKVGFSMRRYQQFGTLKSLWEWLYIVLRGGEANGATYSQREYK from the coding sequence ATGATCTCCGTAGTCGTGCCGACCTATAACGAAGAGCAGAACATCGAGCGCTGCCTTGCGTCGCTCGCAGACCAGACGGTGCCGCGGGATACCTACGAGATCATCGTCGTCGACGGAGACTCGAAGGACAGGACCCGGGAACTGGCCGAACCCCTTGCGGACAGGGTCTTCATCCAGACGAGCAAGCGGGTGGGCGGAGCCCGAAACGATGGGGCGATGGCTGCCTCGGGCGATATCATCGCCACGACGGACGCCGACTGCGTCCTCCCCCGGGACTGGGTGGAGCGGATCGGGAAGGACTTCGCAGAGAAGGATATCGTGCAGCTCTACGGCACGGTCTACCCGATCGAGGACAGTTTCCGGAACCGGCTCTCTCTTCTCGGAGCAAACATCTTCTCGCGCCTGGGCTACTACACCCGGACGATCTACTTCACGCTCGGGTGCAACACGGCCTTCGACCGGGAGGCGTTCATCCGGGCGGGGATGTACCGCTGCATCGATGCCGGGGACGATCTCGAGATCGCGCAGCGGATGCGCAAGCTCGGGAAGGTCCGTCTCGACCCCCGCCTGAAAGTCGGGTTCTCGATGCGGCGCTACCAGCAGTTCGGGACGCTCAAGTCGCTCTGGGAATGGCTCTACATCGTTCTTCGCGGCGGCGAGGCCAACGGCGCCACCTACTCGCAGCGGGAGTACAAGTAG
- the msrA gene encoding peptide-methionine (S)-S-oxide reductase MsrA: MAPEKSLERATFGAGCFWGVEEAFRRVPGVVETAVGFMGGTVENPTYPEVCTGRTGHAEVVQVTYDPGTVSYRALLDTFWDAHDPTTPNRQGPDIGTQYRSVIFVHTPEQEAEARASKEEMDQSGKFRRPIVTAIEPAGTFWRAEEYHQQYFAKRGGGQCRTVW; the protein is encoded by the coding sequence ATGGCACCGGAGAAGAGCCTCGAGCGCGCCACGTTCGGCGCGGGGTGTTTCTGGGGCGTCGAGGAGGCGTTCCGGCGCGTGCCGGGCGTCGTGGAGACCGCGGTGGGATTCATGGGCGGCACCGTCGAGAACCCGACCTACCCCGAGGTCTGCACCGGAAGGACCGGGCACGCCGAGGTCGTGCAGGTGACCTACGACCCCGGTACCGTCTCGTACCGGGCGCTCCTCGACACGTTCTGGGACGCCCACGACCCGACCACCCCGAACCGGCAGGGACCCGATATCGGGACGCAGTACCGGTCGGTGATCTTTGTCCATACTCCCGAGCAGGAGGCGGAGGCCCGGGCGTCGAAGGAGGAGATGGATCAATCAGGAAAGTTCCGCCGCCCCATCGTCACCGCGATCGAGCCCGCGGGGACGTTCTGGCGGGCGGAGGAGTACCACCAGCAGTACTTCGCGAAACGCGGCGGCGGGCAGTGCCGGACGGTGTGGTAG
- a CDS encoding glycosyltransferase family 4 protein, with product MKVNFFVEDMLFFKYIGCATLAKTLYNALVREEPRPKIAWNAHGRDFDLVHYHTFGPLALTNKKYSHGVKVLTAHSTPRLNAGNLVFSETVNQFYPEIYGGFDHIITISPLCEREVHEIAPDVPTTLIPNGVNREKFQPNPEKRAAFRKTYGIGEDEWVVLTVAQQTPRKGIYDFLALSHEHPDIKFVWVGGFPYGRLSQDYSMIEEKKSRCGKNVLFTGFVDDITAAYCSADVFFIPSYAEGLPMVILEAFATGLPVVARRIPEFTGNFRDTALYFDNTEEAGMLLENRDLLGRHAALSRPFTEDYDIRTIANLHIDLYRKLAG from the coding sequence ATGAAAGTCAACTTCTTCGTCGAAGACATGCTCTTCTTCAAGTACATCGGGTGCGCCACTCTGGCAAAGACGCTCTATAACGCTCTCGTCAGGGAAGAACCCCGCCCGAAGATTGCCTGGAACGCCCATGGCCGTGACTTCGACCTCGTCCACTACCACACCTTCGGCCCTCTTGCCCTGACGAACAAGAAATACAGTCACGGCGTCAAGGTGCTCACGGCTCACTCGACCCCCCGTCTCAACGCCGGCAACCTCGTCTTCTCCGAGACGGTGAACCAATTTTACCCGGAAATTTACGGGGGGTTCGACCACATCATCACCATCTCGCCCCTCTGCGAGAGGGAGGTTCACGAGATCGCCCCGGACGTCCCGACCACCCTCATCCCGAACGGCGTGAACAGGGAGAAGTTCCAGCCGAACCCGGAAAAACGGGCGGCATTCAGGAAGACGTACGGTATCGGGGAGGACGAGTGGGTGGTGCTCACCGTCGCCCAGCAGACACCAAGGAAGGGCATCTACGACTTTCTCGCCCTCTCGCACGAACACCCGGACATCAAGTTTGTCTGGGTCGGCGGGTTCCCGTACGGGAGGCTTTCCCAGGACTACAGCATGATCGAGGAGAAAAAAAGCCGTTGCGGGAAGAACGTCCTCTTCACCGGTTTTGTCGACGACATCACCGCCGCCTACTGCAGCGCCGACGTCTTCTTCATCCCCTCCTACGCAGAGGGGCTCCCGATGGTCATCCTGGAGGCGTTCGCGACCGGCCTGCCGGTCGTCGCCCGGAGAATTCCTGAGTTCACCGGGAATTTCAGGGATACCGCCCTGTACTTCGATAATACCGAAGAGGCCGGCATGCTGCTCGAGAACCGGGATCTGCTCGGACGGCATGCGGCGCTCTCCCGGCCGTTCACAGAGGATTACGACATCAGAACGATTGCGAATCTCCACATTGACCTGTACCGGAAGCTGGCCGGGTAG
- a CDS encoding PaaI family thioesterase: MKETVSIPKAYSAAVQRSDACEFARLLGLAVTAIGDGLVKVAMATEGMKNAHGTTHGGAIFAIADHAFGVAANMEGIDQIAISANIRYFTVPAGETLEAVAYMVSETERTSVYAVDVYSGDRLVATFEGVGFKIGGTAKRE; the protein is encoded by the coding sequence ATGAAGGAGACCGTATCCATCCCGAAAGCCTATTCTGCGGCGGTGCAGCGTTCCGACGCCTGCGAGTTCGCACGCCTGCTCGGGCTGGCGGTCACGGCGATCGGGGACGGCCTTGTTAAGGTGGCGATGGCGACCGAGGGCATGAAGAACGCCCACGGCACGACCCACGGGGGCGCGATCTTCGCCATCGCCGACCACGCGTTCGGCGTCGCCGCGAACATGGAGGGGATCGACCAGATCGCGATCTCCGCTAACATCCGCTACTTCACTGTCCCCGCGGGGGAGACGCTCGAAGCGGTCGCCTATATGGTCTCGGAGACGGAGAGGACGTCCGTCTACGCCGTCGACGTCTACTCGGGCGACCGGCTGGTCGCAACGTTCGAGGGCGTCGGGTTCAAGATCGGGGGAACGGCGAAGCGGGAGTGA